Proteins encoded within one genomic window of Gallus gallus isolate bGalGal1 chromosome 1, bGalGal1.mat.broiler.GRCg7b, whole genome shotgun sequence:
- the GBE gene encoding eye-globin isoform X3 yields the protein MLGRHKNLMHGWEGNRHVRERQICSNEEVKRMFTEHPDTKSYFTHFKGMDSAEEMKQSDQVRGHGKRVFTAINDMVQHLDNTEAFLGILNPLGQKHATQLKIDPKNFRIICDIILQLMEEKFGGDCKASFEKVTNEICTHLTNIYKEAEPSAQRGTSSLYFAILISDERNSVKHLLGQWTL from the exons atGCTGGGGAGGCACAAGAATCTCATGCATGGATGGGAAGGGAATAGACATGTACGGGAAAGACAGATCTGTTCTAATGAAGAGGTGAAAAG GATGTTTACTGAACACCCGGACACCAAGTCCTACTTCACACACTTCAAAGGCATGGACAGTGCTGAAGAGATGAAACAGTCGGATCAGGTCAGAGGCCATGGCAAGAGGGTTTTCACTGCCATCAATGACATGGTGCAACACCTGGACAACACTGAGGCTTTTCTTGGGATACTGAACCCACTCGGCCAGAAACATGCCACCCAGCTCAAGATTGACCCCAAAAATTTCAGG ATCATCTGTGACATTATCTTGCAACTGATGGAGGAGAAATTTGGTGGAGACTGCAAAGCCTCCTTTGAGAAGGTGACCAACGAGATCTGCACTCACCTGACCAACATCTACAAAGAAGCAG AACCATCAGCCCAGAGAGGAACCAGCAGCCTGTACTTTGCCATCCTCATCAGTGACGAGAGAAACTCTGTGAAGCATCTCCTGGGTCAATGGACTTTGTAG
- the GBE gene encoding eye-globin isoform X1, protein MSFSEAEVQSARGAWEKMYVDAEDNGTAVLVRMFTEHPDTKSYFTHFKGMDSAEEMKQSDQVRGHGKRVFTAINDMVQHLDNTEAFLGILNPLGQKHATQLKIDPKNFRIICDIILQLMEEKFGGDCKASFEKVTNEICTHLTNIYKEAEPSAQRGTSSLYFAILISDERNSVKHLLGQWTL, encoded by the exons ATGTCTTTCTCTGAAGCGGAGGTGCAGAGCGCCCGTGGTGCCTGGGAGAAGATGTATGTGGATGCTGAAGACAACgggacagcagtgctggtcAG GATGTTTACTGAACACCCGGACACCAAGTCCTACTTCACACACTTCAAAGGCATGGACAGTGCTGAAGAGATGAAACAGTCGGATCAGGTCAGAGGCCATGGCAAGAGGGTTTTCACTGCCATCAATGACATGGTGCAACACCTGGACAACACTGAGGCTTTTCTTGGGATACTGAACCCACTCGGCCAGAAACATGCCACCCAGCTCAAGATTGACCCCAAAAATTTCAGG ATCATCTGTGACATTATCTTGCAACTGATGGAGGAGAAATTTGGTGGAGACTGCAAAGCCTCCTTTGAGAAGGTGACCAACGAGATCTGCACTCACCTGACCAACATCTACAAAGAAGCAG AACCATCAGCCCAGAGAGGAACCAGCAGCCTGTACTTTGCCATCCTCATCAGTGACGAGAGAAACTCTGTGAAGCATCTCCTGGGTCAATGGACTTTGTAG
- the GBE gene encoding eye-globin — protein MSFSEAEVQSARGAWEKMYVDAEDNGTAVLVRMFTEHPDTKSYFTHFKGMDSAEEMKQSDQVRGHGKRVFTAINDMVQHLDNTEAFLGILNPLGQKHATQLKIDPKNFRIICDIILQLMEEKFGGDCKASFEKVTNEICTHLTNIYKEAGW, from the exons ATGTCTTTCTCTGAAGCGGAGGTGCAGAGCGCCCGTGGTGCCTGGGAGAAGATGTATGTGGATGCTGAAGACAACgggacagcagtgctggtcAG GATGTTTACTGAACACCCGGACACCAAGTCCTACTTCACACACTTCAAAGGCATGGACAGTGCTGAAGAGATGAAACAGTCGGATCAGGTCAGAGGCCATGGCAAGAGGGTTTTCACTGCCATCAATGACATGGTGCAACACCTGGACAACACTGAGGCTTTTCTTGGGATACTGAACCCACTCGGCCAGAAACATGCCACCCAGCTCAAGATTGACCCCAAAAATTTCAGG ATCATCTGTGACATTATCTTGCAACTGATGGAGGAGAAATTTGGTGGAGACTGCAAAGCCTCCTTTGAGAAGGTGACCAACGAGATCTGCACTCACCTGACCAACATCTACAAAGAAGCAGGTTGGTGA
- the GBE gene encoding eye-globin isoform X2, translating to MDGKGIDMYGKDRSVLMKRMFTEHPDTKSYFTHFKGMDSAEEMKQSDQVRGHGKRVFTAINDMVQHLDNTEAFLGILNPLGQKHATQLKIDPKNFRIICDIILQLMEEKFGGDCKASFEKVTNEICTHLTNIYKEAEPSAQRGTSSLYFAILISDERNSVKHLLGQWTL from the exons ATGGATGGGAAGGGAATAGACATGTACGGGAAAGACAGATCTGTTCTAATGAAGAG GATGTTTACTGAACACCCGGACACCAAGTCCTACTTCACACACTTCAAAGGCATGGACAGTGCTGAAGAGATGAAACAGTCGGATCAGGTCAGAGGCCATGGCAAGAGGGTTTTCACTGCCATCAATGACATGGTGCAACACCTGGACAACACTGAGGCTTTTCTTGGGATACTGAACCCACTCGGCCAGAAACATGCCACCCAGCTCAAGATTGACCCCAAAAATTTCAGG ATCATCTGTGACATTATCTTGCAACTGATGGAGGAGAAATTTGGTGGAGACTGCAAAGCCTCCTTTGAGAAGGTGACCAACGAGATCTGCACTCACCTGACCAACATCTACAAAGAAGCAG AACCATCAGCCCAGAGAGGAACCAGCAGCCTGTACTTTGCCATCCTCATCAGTGACGAGAGAAACTCTGTGAAGCATCTCCTGGGTCAATGGACTTTGTAG